One window from the genome of Terrimicrobium sacchariphilum encodes:
- the uvrA gene encoding excinuclease ABC subunit UvrA: MSSVIRVRGARQNNLQGLDVDLPLGQLIVVTGPSGSGKSSFAFDTLYAEGQRRYVETFSPYTRQFLDRMDKPQADLIEGIPPAIAIEQANSVKTTRSTVGTITEINDYLKLFFPRAAHAFCPECQREIRTETPTSILEQIYSTMAGQQVLVTFGIPVPPGTKPADFFDFLRQQGYLRVWLYGKVVRTDEAPGMPRLPAVVPVIQDRIAVTEENRSRLSEAIEASLRLGAGKIDVHPVEGGNTLPYSSGWHCAHCDITIRPPSPGLFTFNNPLGACPDCRGFGRVIGIDWTRVMPDKSLSIAAGVVRPFQSGQSKECQRDLMRAAAKRDVDVHIAFDELPEADQKWVLEGDGGNPEESWQHGGWYGVQGFFNWLESKTYKMHIRVLLSRYRSYQPCPTCKGGRFQPETLNYRLEPAHRTLPEIASTPVRDLRKIMAEVNLPTGDPSSLLLRDQIASRLNYLDSVGLGYLTLDRPTRTLSGGEIERVNLTTCLGASLVNTLFVMDEPSVGLHPRDTSRLVEIMHALRDKGNTLVVVEHEEAIIRAADHLVDIGPGRGSTGGKLMYSGPLTKLQGQESLTGDYLSGKKTIPIPAKRRKSVKSLRMKGIRHHNLQGLDVDIPLGVFCAITGVSGSGKSSLIHDVLYRNLVAETPDETDGPGYVRSLKGDEDLGDIVMVDQSPLARSPRSTPAVYLGVYDGVRELFGTLPESLGAGLSPSSFSFNSGNGRCERCAGLGFEKVEMQFLSDLFLRCPECEGKRFQPHVLKVEYKGKSIHDVLEMTVRDAIGFFAGHARIVQPLQLLADVGLDYLRLGQPVNALSGGESQRLKLASHLAERRETGALLIFDEPTTGLHFDDVAQLLRVFQRLVDEGDSVIVIEHNLEVIKSADWVVDLGPEAGDQGGKLVAAGTPEDVAKCADSHTGRFLAQLLNSKKGQKVPVARATTPKKALDVIRVQGAREHNLKNITVEIPREKIVVVTGLSGSGKSTLAFDILFAEGQRRFLDSMSAYARQFVEQMEKPDVDSIEGLPPSVAIEQRVTRGGGKSTVATVTEIYHFLRLLFAKLGTQHCPDCHVPVEKQTLSAIVTTVQGFAKKGKTLVFAPLIKARKGFHSKIALWAERQGIDTLLVDGKLVRVTNFNKLERFKEHTIDALVGELDSSNASEIPAIVRRAIELGKGSARVRDSKGEYHILSSEMNCPSCARAFEPLDPRLFSFNSPHGWCTHCRGFGVVWESFSKKEFDSELEAELAEERSHENLEETEARPCPICQGTRLNEVARAVHLQGHTIEGITGSSATDALELVGKFKFRGSAEQISHDILAEISQRLKFLSQVGLDYLTLDRAANTLSGGESQRIRLAAQLGSNLRGVLYVLDEPTIGLHARDNSRLLDALEALAGNGNSLVIVEHDEETMRRADHIIDLGPRAGSRGGEIVAAGPLKTILADKKSLTGQTLREPMRHPSRGERRALDVAPGWVELRGGNLHNLKDVSVKFPLNRLSVVSGISGSGKSTLVRGIVLPAVKDALSRSSRRKLPLDQPWGSITGCNELGAVLEVDQSPIGKSSRSTPATYIKVFDEIRSLYANLPASRMRGYSASRFSFNTEGGRCEACQGQGVIKLEMNFLPAAYMPCQECLGKRYNSATLEIEYNGKSIGDVMEMTVEQAAEFFGSHPKIRRALSLLNETGLGYLKLGQPSPTLSGGEAQRIKLVTQLTRRATSTAEEIKTTRRGKSTLYILEEPTIGLHAHDVSQLIQVLHRLVDEGGTVIVIEHHLDVIAEADYVVDVGPEAGAKGGKVIASGTPEEVSFSKESRTAPFIKEALVQGGDKPAPVKKTKKKAVAI; the protein is encoded by the coding sequence GTGTCTTCTGTGATTCGAGTACGCGGCGCCCGCCAAAACAACCTCCAAGGCCTCGATGTAGATCTGCCACTCGGTCAGTTGATCGTGGTGACCGGCCCCAGCGGTAGCGGCAAATCGAGCTTTGCCTTCGATACCCTCTATGCCGAGGGCCAGCGGCGGTATGTGGAAACCTTCAGCCCATACACGCGACAGTTCCTCGACCGCATGGACAAGCCGCAGGCGGACCTCATCGAGGGCATCCCCCCCGCGATCGCAATCGAGCAGGCGAATTCCGTCAAGACCACCCGGTCGACGGTCGGCACGATCACGGAGATCAACGACTATCTGAAACTCTTCTTTCCCCGTGCGGCCCATGCCTTCTGCCCGGAATGCCAGCGGGAAATCCGCACCGAAACGCCCACCTCGATCCTTGAGCAGATTTACTCGACGATGGCGGGCCAGCAGGTGCTCGTAACCTTCGGAATTCCGGTGCCTCCGGGCACGAAACCGGCTGATTTCTTCGATTTCCTCCGCCAGCAGGGCTACCTGCGAGTCTGGCTTTACGGCAAGGTGGTTCGCACCGACGAGGCGCCAGGCATGCCGCGTCTGCCCGCAGTGGTCCCGGTGATCCAGGATCGCATCGCCGTCACGGAGGAAAACCGGAGTCGTCTCTCCGAGGCCATCGAGGCCTCGCTGCGTCTCGGAGCAGGCAAGATTGACGTCCACCCTGTGGAGGGCGGCAATACACTTCCCTACTCGTCGGGGTGGCATTGCGCCCACTGCGATATCACGATCCGCCCGCCGAGTCCGGGACTCTTCACTTTCAACAACCCGCTCGGCGCCTGTCCGGATTGCCGCGGATTTGGCCGGGTGATCGGTATCGACTGGACCCGCGTGATGCCGGACAAGTCGCTCTCCATCGCGGCGGGCGTGGTGCGACCGTTCCAGAGCGGTCAGTCCAAGGAATGCCAGCGCGACCTCATGCGGGCTGCGGCCAAGCGGGATGTCGACGTCCATATCGCCTTCGACGAACTGCCCGAGGCGGACCAGAAGTGGGTCCTTGAGGGCGATGGCGGTAACCCCGAGGAATCCTGGCAGCACGGCGGCTGGTACGGCGTGCAGGGTTTCTTCAACTGGCTGGAGTCAAAAACCTACAAGATGCACATCCGTGTGCTGCTCAGCCGGTATCGCAGCTACCAGCCCTGCCCGACCTGCAAGGGCGGCCGTTTCCAGCCCGAGACACTGAATTATCGCCTGGAACCCGCCCATCGCACTCTGCCCGAGATCGCCTCCACGCCGGTGCGTGATCTGCGCAAGATCATGGCCGAGGTAAATCTGCCCACGGGTGATCCGAGTTCTCTGCTGCTGCGGGACCAGATCGCCTCACGGCTGAACTACCTCGATAGCGTCGGCCTTGGATATCTGACGCTGGATCGCCCCACCCGCACGCTCTCCGGTGGAGAGATCGAACGCGTAAATCTCACGACCTGCCTGGGGGCGTCATTGGTCAATACCCTCTTCGTCATGGACGAGCCGAGCGTGGGCCTGCACCCGCGCGACACCAGCCGTCTCGTCGAGATCATGCACGCTTTACGGGACAAGGGAAACACCCTCGTCGTGGTGGAGCATGAGGAGGCGATCATTCGCGCCGCCGACCATCTCGTGGATATCGGCCCCGGTCGCGGCAGCACAGGCGGCAAACTCATGTACTCCGGCCCGCTGACGAAGCTGCAAGGGCAGGAGTCGCTGACCGGCGATTATCTCTCGGGCAAGAAGACGATCCCGATTCCGGCCAAACGCCGCAAGTCAGTGAAATCGCTCCGCATGAAAGGCATCCGGCATCACAACCTCCAGGGGCTGGATGTCGACATCCCGCTGGGCGTATTCTGCGCCATTACGGGCGTCTCCGGATCAGGCAAGAGCTCGCTCATTCACGACGTGCTCTACCGCAACCTCGTCGCAGAAACACCCGACGAAACAGACGGGCCGGGTTACGTGCGCTCGCTCAAGGGCGATGAGGATCTTGGCGACATCGTCATGGTGGATCAATCGCCACTGGCTCGGAGTCCTCGCTCAACCCCCGCCGTGTACCTCGGCGTTTATGACGGCGTCCGGGAGCTTTTCGGCACGCTGCCAGAGTCGCTCGGCGCCGGGCTTTCGCCGTCGTCGTTCTCCTTCAACTCAGGCAATGGCCGCTGTGAACGCTGCGCCGGTCTCGGCTTTGAAAAGGTCGAGATGCAATTTCTCAGCGACCTTTTCCTGCGATGCCCCGAGTGCGAGGGCAAGCGCTTCCAGCCCCACGTGCTCAAGGTGGAATACAAGGGCAAGTCGATACACGATGTGCTGGAGATGACCGTGCGCGATGCCATCGGTTTTTTCGCAGGCCATGCCCGTATCGTACAGCCTCTGCAACTCCTGGCCGATGTGGGCCTCGATTACCTGCGTCTCGGCCAGCCGGTGAATGCCCTCAGCGGTGGAGAATCCCAGCGCCTGAAGCTTGCCAGCCATCTCGCGGAACGGCGCGAGACTGGCGCACTGCTCATTTTTGACGAACCGACGACGGGATTGCACTTCGACGATGTGGCGCAGTTGCTTCGCGTCTTCCAGCGCCTGGTCGACGAGGGCGACAGCGTGATCGTGATCGAGCACAACCTTGAGGTCATCAAATCCGCCGACTGGGTGGTCGACCTCGGCCCCGAGGCGGGCGACCAGGGCGGCAAACTCGTAGCCGCAGGTACTCCAGAGGACGTGGCAAAATGCGCCGACTCGCATACGGGACGCTTTCTGGCCCAGTTGCTGAACAGCAAGAAAGGCCAGAAGGTTCCCGTCGCCCGGGCCACCACGCCGAAGAAGGCTCTCGACGTCATCCGCGTACAGGGTGCCCGCGAGCACAACCTCAAGAACATCACCGTCGAGATTCCGCGCGAAAAGATCGTCGTCGTGACCGGCCTGAGCGGATCGGGAAAATCCACCCTCGCCTTTGACATTCTTTTCGCCGAGGGCCAGAGGCGCTTTCTCGACAGCATGTCGGCCTATGCCCGGCAGTTCGTCGAGCAGATGGAAAAGCCCGATGTGGATTCCATCGAGGGGCTTCCACCCAGCGTGGCCATCGAGCAGCGAGTGACACGCGGAGGAGGCAAGTCGACCGTCGCCACGGTCACGGAGATCTATCACTTCCTGCGCCTGCTCTTTGCCAAACTCGGCACCCAGCATTGCCCGGACTGCCATGTGCCGGTGGAGAAGCAAACGCTCTCGGCCATCGTCACGACGGTGCAGGGCTTTGCCAAAAAGGGCAAGACGCTGGTCTTTGCTCCCCTGATCAAGGCACGCAAGGGCTTCCACTCCAAGATCGCCCTCTGGGCGGAGCGGCAGGGCATCGACACCCTGCTCGTCGATGGAAAGCTCGTGCGGGTGACAAATTTCAACAAGCTCGAGCGCTTCAAAGAACATACCATCGACGCATTGGTCGGTGAGCTGGATTCCTCCAATGCCTCGGAGATTCCCGCCATCGTACGCCGCGCCATCGAACTCGGCAAGGGGTCCGCCCGCGTGCGGGATTCGAAAGGCGAGTATCACATCCTGAGCTCCGAAATGAACTGCCCGTCGTGCGCCCGTGCCTTCGAGCCGCTCGATCCGAGATTATTCTCCTTCAACTCGCCGCATGGCTGGTGCACGCACTGCCGGGGATTCGGAGTGGTCTGGGAGTCGTTTTCCAAGAAGGAATTCGATTCCGAACTCGAGGCCGAACTCGCAGAGGAACGCAGCCATGAAAATCTCGAGGAAACCGAGGCGCGCCCCTGCCCGATCTGCCAGGGAACCCGGCTCAACGAGGTGGCACGCGCGGTGCATCTGCAAGGCCACACCATCGAGGGCATCACAGGCTCCTCGGCCACGGACGCATTGGAATTGGTTGGGAAATTCAAATTCCGCGGCTCCGCCGAGCAGATCTCGCACGACATCCTCGCGGAGATTTCGCAGCGCCTGAAATTCCTCAGCCAGGTCGGCCTCGATTATCTCACGCTCGATCGCGCTGCAAATACACTGAGCGGCGGAGAGTCGCAACGTATCCGCCTTGCGGCTCAGCTCGGATCGAATCTGCGTGGCGTGCTCTACGTTCTCGACGAGCCTACCATCGGCCTGCATGCCCGGGATAACTCGCGGCTGCTCGATGCCCTGGAAGCTCTGGCGGGGAATGGCAATTCCCTCGTCATTGTCGAGCACGATGAGGAAACCATGCGTCGCGCCGATCACATCATCGACTTGGGCCCGAGAGCGGGAAGCAGGGGGGGCGAGATCGTGGCAGCGGGACCGCTCAAGACCATACTCGCCGACAAGAAATCCCTGACCGGCCAGACCCTGCGCGAACCGATGCGGCATCCTTCACGCGGCGAGCGACGTGCGCTGGATGTCGCGCCGGGTTGGGTGGAATTGCGCGGCGGCAATCTTCACAATCTCAAGGACGTGAGCGTGAAGTTCCCTCTCAACCGCCTTTCTGTCGTCTCGGGCATCTCCGGCTCGGGCAAAAGCACGCTGGTCCGCGGCATCGTGCTGCCTGCGGTCAAGGACGCGCTTTCGCGCTCGTCGCGCCGGAAGCTCCCACTCGATCAGCCGTGGGGTTCGATCACGGGATGCAACGAACTCGGTGCGGTCCTCGAGGTGGATCAGTCGCCCATTGGCAAGAGCTCACGCTCCACGCCTGCGACCTACATCAAGGTCTTCGACGAAATCCGCAGCCTTTACGCCAACCTTCCCGCCTCCCGCATGCGAGGATATTCCGCGAGCCGGTTTTCTTTTAACACCGAGGGCGGGCGTTGTGAAGCCTGCCAGGGACAGGGCGTGATCAAGCTCGAGATGAACTTCCTCCCTGCCGCCTACATGCCGTGTCAGGAATGTCTCGGCAAGCGGTACAACTCCGCCACCCTGGAAATCGAGTACAACGGCAAGTCGATCGGCGACGTCATGGAGATGACGGTGGAGCAGGCCGCGGAATTCTTCGGGTCGCATCCGAAAATCCGCCGCGCACTCAGTCTCCTCAACGAGACCGGCCTGGGGTATCTCAAGCTCGGCCAGCCCTCGCCTACTCTCAGCGGAGGCGAGGCGCAGCGTATCAAGCTGGTCACCCAGCTCACCCGTCGCGCCACATCCACGGCCGAGGAGATCAAGACGACGCGCCGGGGCAAGTCGACGCTCTACATCCTCGAGGAACCCACCATCGGCCTCCACGCACATGATGTCAGCCAGCTCATCCAGGTCCTGCATCGTCTGGTCGATGAAGGCGGCACCGTCATCGTGATCGAGCATCACCTCGACGTCATTGCGGAGGCAGACTATGTCGTCGACGTCGGCCCCGAGGCAGGGGCCAAGGGCGGAAAGGTGATTGCCTCCGGCACGCCGGAAGAAGTCTCCTTCAGCAAGGAAAGCCGCACCGCCCCCTTCATCAAAGAGGCTCTTGTGCAGGGAGGCGACAAACCTGCACCAGTTAAAAAGACAAAGAAAAAGGCTGTGGCGATCTGA
- a CDS encoding MBL fold metallo-hydrolase, producing the protein MRRVAGFFLCLLLAGCGGGSRDYAPSSTPRQVRIDWLGNQTFLFTSSIGLKVLVNPHADGTGGPNLPRNLAPDVLLVTMEKPAFNSEDSITNTPTAFRGAIGTGLNNASGIRFRGVPTYTDATKGENMNLVFSWAMEGIRFCFAGNLPGPLTGEEVAQLGQIDVLFLPVGQPSYLTDEERVLIINQLHPKVVVPMGTPGAIESWIAGRGGVHRLTGPSVLLNAANLPGPTILVFAP; encoded by the coding sequence ATGAGACGTGTCGCCGGATTTTTTCTCTGTTTGCTCCTGGCTGGATGTGGCGGCGGCAGCCGTGACTATGCGCCATCCTCGACGCCCCGGCAGGTCCGCATCGACTGGCTCGGCAACCAGACGTTTCTCTTTACGTCCAGTATCGGGCTGAAAGTCCTCGTCAATCCTCATGCCGACGGGACGGGTGGTCCCAATCTCCCTCGCAACCTTGCTCCTGACGTCCTCCTCGTCACCATGGAGAAACCTGCCTTTAACTCCGAGGACTCCATCACCAACACGCCCACCGCTTTCCGTGGAGCCATCGGGACGGGTCTCAATAATGCCTCGGGCATCCGCTTCCGGGGCGTGCCGACCTACACCGACGCGACCAAGGGCGAGAATATGAACCTCGTCTTCTCCTGGGCCATGGAGGGCATTCGGTTCTGTTTTGCTGGCAATCTCCCTGGTCCGCTCACCGGTGAGGAGGTCGCTCAGCTCGGTCAGATTGACGTTCTCTTCCTCCCGGTCGGCCAGCCTTCCTACCTCACAGACGAGGAACGCGTCCTCATCATCAACCAGCTTCACCCCAAGGTCGTCGTTCCCATGGGAACTCCTGGGGCCATCGAGTCCTGGATCGCCGGACGTGGCGGAGTTCATCGTCTCACCGGGCCATCCGTCCTTCTCAACGCAGCCAATCTCCCCGGACCTACCATTCTCGTTTTCGCACCGTGA